Within Quercus lobata isolate SW786 chromosome 5, ValleyOak3.0 Primary Assembly, whole genome shotgun sequence, the genomic segment GCCTAAGACATTGCTAAACTCATATCCTAACTCCAAACTCAAATGTTGCATAATAAGTGGTTTGGTACCTAAACCTAAACCCGGTGATGACTCCCATTTTTTCCACCGCAACCCACTCGGTTGGTAGCGTACTCCTCAAGCAAACCATATATAGGATGGCACACCCACAAAATCATTAGTTTTTTTAGCCCATGTCATGTAATCTTCCGAGGAGCCAAATAATGGGCTTTGAGCCCAATTTGTTTGGCTAAAAGATTATTTAGGGCTTTTTGGTCTTTTATAGTATAACAtatattttagcttattttgcATAGGGATGATTGTAGGTCCAAATTCTTAAGTGATGTAGGGACAATGTTAGGCATAGCTTAGCCTCTACAGTGTCAGAATTGTTTTGCTAAGCCCATTTATAATCTCCCTCCCTATCTTTTTGTTATTAGGACACATATCACCCAATGAGAACATGCCATGTGGCAAGTGAAAAGTCCCTAAACATGGTTAAAAGAcaatttgaaataatataaaatatcaaaagcacaaagcaaaaaaaagtcAGGGTTAGGTCCAGTGTCTAGTAGTATTGGATCTATTgagatgatgacatgtgtctACTTTTGAACACGTGTTATCATCTGATTGGATCCAGTGCACTAGATGCACTGGACCTAAACTAAGTCTACCAAAAaatcacttaaaaatatttaactttatATCCAACTTTTTATCCATAAAATCTTTAAgcacaaacaaaaatttacaatagcAAGTTAGCCACCATGGATTTTGAGTGAAGTTTATTGCGTGCCAGCACCTGTGTAACTGTGTTGGAATTTCATTACCTCTCCTTGTGTgcatgtgttttatttatttatttataaataatagcaTATAAGCACAAGGGTATGGCAAAGCTTAATTGGAGGTTCCATTCAGAAAAGGAAACTTTATGGGCTAGAGTTCTTAGGAACAAATACTGCACTCACCAGAGGATAAACTTGGTTGATAGCGACAAACTTCCTTGTTCTCGAGTATGGAAAGGTATGAGGAAAGGCCAAGAGGTTTTTAATGCTGGGACGAAATGGGTCATTGGAAGAAATAGCAACCTAAGGTTCTGGTCAGATAATTGGTCCTTTCAAGGACCAATCAGAAACTTAATTCAGGGTCCTTTGACCAAGGAGGAAGGTGACATGAAAGTAAAGGAAGTGATATCAGCTAATGGTTGGAATTGGTCGAAAATTTCTTTTGAGCTCCCTTTGAGTATTAAGTTGGAAATTTAGGCCACTCCATATGTCGTAGCTGCCAGGTGTGAGGATAGATTGTCTTGGGCAGCTAATTCCCATGGGAATTTTGATCTTAAGAGTGCGTATAAGTTGGCAACAGTAGAAAATGACAATTATGAGTTTAGGGGGCAATGgatatggaaaataaaatttcttccaaaaattcagttttttgtttggaaatgtCTACATAATAGCATTGGTGTTAAGGATTGCTTAGTAACAAGAGGGGTAagaattcagcaaaaaaaaaaaaaaaaaaaaaacaagagggGTAAGCTTTGATCCTACTTGCCCTCGGTGTAGAGAAGACTCGGAAACCATTATCCACTTGCTGAGGGATTGTTGGAGTAGCAAAGATCTTTGGAAACAGCTAGGCATCTCTGAGGCGGATAGGAACTTCTTCACCAGTGATATTCACACCTGGCTGTCCACTAATGCAATGAATGATCAAACAATTTGTCATAGCCAACCTCCATGGAATTTAGTTTTTCTCTTTGCCATTTGGATGATATGGAAACAAAGGAACAAGGTGATTTTCCAAAAGAGCAACCCCAACCCAAATTTGGCAGCCCATATAATTAGTCAAGCTGGTGATTATTATTGGTGTGCTGCGGATTGGAAGAAAAACAACAGTTTTACAATGAAGGGTATTAGATGGGAGAGACCTTGGAGCGATTGGAAGAAGCTAAACACGGATGGGTCCTCCTCAAGTAACCTAGGATTAGCTGGTGGAGGAGGTGTGATCAGAGATGACACCGACAATTGGGTGGTAGGATTTTCAAGAAGGATCGGTGTAACTTCGAGTTTTGAAGCGGAGTTATGAGCTTTAAGGGATGACCTTACCATCTTTGTGGACAGAAACTTTCAAGCCATTGAAGTTGATATGGATGCAAAAGCCATTATAGATATTCTGCAAAAAACCAATCAGACAAATCCTTTTATCTCTCCCCTCCTAGATGATTGCAGACAGCTGGCTTCTCAGGTCCAGCGGATTCATTTCAGTCATTGCTACTGAGAGGCTAATAGATGCGCTGACCTTCTTGCAAGAAAGGGTGCAGCACAGAatgaagatttttgttttttttgaccATCCCCCTATGTAGCTTCTTCCTTCTCTAAGTCATGACTTGGCTGGACTGTATGTCAGTAGGCGCTGCCCTACTGAGTCCTTGCTTGTGTAGTTTTCTCTGTTTTTATCccctttaccaaaaaaaaagaaaaaaaaaaaagcagcccACTGCAAATTGATTGGGCCAAAGTCTGCCCATTCCGGGTCCAACACGTCAACTTGCAAATATCCAAAACTCTTGGTTTTGGCCCACCAATAAAAATACATCGGCTTTGACGGCAGAGAAAAGCATTATAAAGTCGAATACTGCAGCAAAGCATGTGAATGTGATCCTCGAAATTGTTTCTGGGCTGGGGTTTTGAAGTCATAAACATAATTAcactaataaataaatcaataaaaaggGTTCAGCGGCCACCGCCTCCTCTCTCCTATTCCTAGTTCTTATAAGCCCCCATAACCCAACGACGTTTTGCACTTCGATGATGACAACGTAAATTCCATCTCCAACAATCCAGGTCACACCTTGGGTTCTCAggtaccttttctttctttcttctactTCTCTGTTTTCCTCACTTAGAAAATCCAGGATAAAACAAATATGCCCATATTGATTCCTTTGTTTTTGGCTGTATTGTTTCACAAGAATTGAATAAATCAAGCTAAACTAAGCCACATGGTTTTATTGGCTTTAGTTGAGTGAAGCACTTTTTGGGTCTTAATTATTAATGTGAGTTTAGAGATTTGAATGgaatttttggtttctttttttttctttgttaaggTTTCTCTGCAACCAAACAGGCCTGGGTTTTTTAGTTATTGCCtgtaattttggtttttgaattatGGGTTCTGGCTTGCTTGGGTAATTGATTGAtgggtaatttttgttttttggaattaGTTGTTATAGAGTGAGAGCCAATGGGGAGTGCATCATCTGTGTTGACTCAATATGATATCGAGGAAGTGCAAGAACACTGCAGTAATCTATGTGGGTTATCTTTACGCTTGTTCATAAGTTCTGTAGTTcttttatattgttgtttttaGTTCTCAATTTGATGCGTTTGGTgtgtaaaaattttagtttcccAGCAAGAAATAGTATCATTATATCAAAGATTTTGCCAACTTGATCGGAATGCGAAGGGTTTTATCTCTGCTGATGAGTTCTTATCAGTCCCTGAGTTTGCAATGAATCCGCTTTCTCAGGTAGTCCATTTGGATCTTTAAAAGTAATTGATGGACGATTTGTATTTAgtacttgtgatgtttgtaGTGTTTTTTTGGTGATGCATGATAATTTCACAGCTTTGCTTTGTGGTAATTTCCATTGCAGAGGCTACTTAAGATGGTGGATGGTTTGAATTTTAAGGACTTTGTGGCTTTCTTGTCTGCATTTAGTGGTAAAGCTACTACACAGCAAAAAATTGAGTGTAAGTATGGTTGCTTAGCAATTTAACAGGATTATTTATGCTTCTGAttcaatttcataataaaagttggatgaACCATAAGGATTGTAGTAATTGCATGATAATCACTTATTTAGGGATAATGTGTACATTTACTTAAATGCATTACATTTGTTATTCCTTTTGGTTTGCAACCTTTTCCTGAAAAATGAAGTTTGAGAATTTGGCATTGGGGACAATTTGGAAACCTGTTATCTATCACTCAACATGTAAAGAAGGCTATGAGTGGAAAGCATTTTATCTTAGTTAAGAATAGTGATAGACTTGGaacaaatccaaaaattaacaGAGAGGCATAAGCTTTTAGTGTAAGATTGTTTAGACCTTTGATGTTGTAAAGAATTTTGTTagtcattgaataaaaaaaataatgttgtaaACAATTGGATGACACTCTGAACAGTTTGTGAAATGCCTACGTATATGCAATAGTTCTGGTAATGTGTGCATCTTTAATAATAAAGTTACAAAcaggatttttaaaaaaaagaagaagctaaatAGATTGAATAAATTTAATACATAGGACATGTTATTTaacaaacaactttttttttttttttttttttgtgtggttgttTCTGTTGAATGTTATTACTCTTATAATTTTGCTTATCTTTCTTATTGTAAATCATTTTGGTACTGTCTTAACTTCAATGCTGCATAACTATTATACTTTTTAATATAGCTTACTAAGGAAGTGAAAATTTTGGGTTATATattgatattgttgtttgtCTCTTTGTCCAGTTATTTTCAAAGTATATGATTCAGACAATAACGGGAAGGTGTCTTTCAATGACATATTAGAAGTGCTTCGGGATTTGTCTGGTTCATTCATGTCTGATGAGCAAAGAGAGGTATTAACGAGGATCTGGCATTCTACCTTTTTGTTCAATCATTTAGTCATGCCATCAAAGCTAAAGGTTGATGATTTTGAAGAGGAACATGAAAGAAGTGAAGTTATTCATAGTGCATAACTGTGAATCATTTAGTGAAGTCATTAATGCAAAGACATCATAATCGAGTAAAAAATGACTGCTAGGAAGgtgttaaaaactttttatcaAGGGATGAAGTGAACCAGTTTGGTGTCCTTTTAGTGGAGGAAAATATTCTCGAAAAAATTTCTGGATAAGGGGGATTGACTAGTGATATTTGAACTGCCAAAATGTTGAGGTTGTCTTATAAAATTTCTTGGCTATTTCGCATGTTCTTACCCTACAGTAATTATCTATAATCAGTAATATTTAAACCATCTGCTAACTTGTGTTGAGTTTTGTATTCAAACTGTATGTTGTGTGCTAtgttatgtatgtgtgtgtttgggtgCAGCCACATGCCTAGATGTGGGATCCATCTGATCCTATGATATTTATGAGACTGATGGATTAAGTATTGTAGTCTACTTTTCTACCCTCCTAATGTAGGGATGGTGGTTtcatttagccttttttttttttttcctcatttggATTTATTCTTTGTGGATTTACTCATTTAAAATATACGACGTTATGGAGGAACAGATGAATAGCTTCTAGAAACTAGGAATGTTTTCATCTGAATATGTTGAACACTTTTATTGAGTATGCATTCTGCACTGGGTTATTGAGGAAGCTTGTGTTGGACATTTGCAACACAGGTAGCTGACATATTTTATGTCCTAAATACTCTTTTGTTGCTTTCAAATAAAAGCCAAAATGTGACCCTATTTTTCCATGCATGGTTATTAGTCAGATAACCTATAATAGTAGCAATTTTTATATGGGAAAAACTTATGTATAGTTCCTTAGATTCTGTATGCTAGGTTTTCTAGGTAAATTCTAACACATGGTTGTATTGACCAATAAATCACAAACAACATTATCTTTTTCaaggacaattaaattcaatgcacctatgtatttgaatttaattggggaaCCTAAAGTACTACACCTAAGGAACTATGCCGAAGTGTTaccctttttatattttcattaaacaGAGGAATGGCCTGGACATAAGTGAAACAGGGGAATGGCATGGATAAAAGTAAAGTATGTTATATTGGAAAAGACAGAAAAAGAGAGGTTCATGCCATGGATTAATGTGATTGTCATTTGGAGTAGCTACAAAGGTCAAGATGTACAATGATAATTCCAATTGAGAATGTTAATGAATGGGGAACCTCTATATGGCTTAATTTGATGTCAATTACTTGGAATTTCTAAATATGGCTTACATCTTCTGGGCACTTGCGAATTTTGATACCAAATCTATGACTTGTGAAACTGTTCCACTTCTTCCTGCTTTGAAATGGCTATAACTATTTCTCCCTTGAGGTTAAAATTCACAttctaaattaattatttgattggTAAAATTGGGTGGTTCCTTATCATTTCAGCCTATGATTTTAAGTTTCTGCTAGaagattttttaataataagatACATGTCCTAAAATTGAATGAGatattcttcattttcttcgattaccccccccccccccccaaaaaaaaaaatagacactGAAAATCCCAACGTTTagttctcttcttttatttttcccctttcttttttagTTATCACTTGTATAGTTTGCAATAGCATGGCTTGATTATCTGTTTTCAAATCTAAAAGATTACTATTTGGTTCAAGTTTTTACTAAAGCATATCAATGGCTTGCACCCTTTGTTCTTTGGTTTGCAGAAAGTCTTGAGACAGGTTTTGCAAGAAGCAGGTTACTCAAAGGAGTCTTATTTGATGTTGGATGACTTCATTAAGGTAATTTACGTTTTCTTACATAATTCTAGTAACAGTTAAATTCTTTGTAACAtaggaaagaagaaaattgagGAAAACAAATACACTTGAGTGATTTGATTACATCTGCCTTAGCACTTTCTGAGGCTACAGGCGAGGGTTTAAATTATGTAACTTTTTTTGGGTGAAGttggagggaaaaaagaaaaagattgttGGAGGAATGGATGTGTATATACATGGAATTTGATCATCCTGCAATATACTAAAAGAGGACAGCAATTCTTAAGCCTATTGAGACATCATTGAGTACATAAAGGGCTATTTTTGCCAGAGAAATATTCCATTGAGAATCTTCTTAATGTTCATCTGAGTCAATAATCATTGTTATAGCTTTAGAACTTGGAAGGATAGTGAAATGTATCTGCATTGTCTAGTTGCATCAGATGTACATTGATGGCATTCTCTTTATAACCCAAAGTGATTTTCAACGTGTTTATCCTAGATAACCATTAAATGACCATTGGCATTAGGATTGTATTCATATTCTTCTGCTAACAGATATTTTACAATGTCTCAAATATTCAATGCATCTTACACTTACAGTAAGCATCCTTGAAACTCCATGTGATACCTTTGCTCCATTTCCAACAAATGTTATGGACAAGTCTGagcaataataacaataaccttcttttctcttaaaatgCTGTTCAGAATTTATGATGGGCCCTAATTTCATTGGATATGAAATGTGTAGTTACTGTAGTATCAACCCCAAAAGATGTTGATCAGTCTTCGGAAATTGTTGCTGTTGCCCATCTATCTTCAGAAGGAGAATCAACAGTTCACAGTTACCAACACAAACATgcagagaattttttttttcatccttctaAACATTGTAAGAGGTGAAGAAggaatttcatattttttcttttctggacCATTTCACAAAATTTACTAACACAAGGCCTGATCTCCAAAATAGACTAAAAAATTGTTGAATTGATACTAGATTGTCCCCTGCTATTATATTACTTTTACCTTAAATCTATTTAGTGACCTAAAGCATCCTATTACGTAATTCCCTGCCACAACTAGTGAATAGTTTttagaaaaggggaaaaaaacctTTAGAAGTTGCAGCTACACTCCTCATTTACAATGAACAATGGAAGCctgaaggaaaataaataaaataaaaattagttatgCTTAATAAATCTTCCTCTGCTGCAGTCCACAGCCATATTGTCAAGCTCTAGAGGGCCATAGGTAATCTGGAAAGTAAACTAAACAATTATGATTTTCTTGGCCACCCCTCAGAGGACCTCACATATATGGGGCCAGCACTGAATAGTGGACCTAATTAAGATTTCCTCATTCATACTCACCATCTACTTTTTtagctctttctttctttcttgtactATTCATTTTACATTTGATGGGGAATAGGTCTTGAACTCTTTGTTTGGCACCCAATCTAGGCCACCACATCTTGCTTGCTAATCAATAAACGCTTTTTAAAGCATGGCAATTTTTTAATGTCTCAGTTTGTTTGAtgggttctttttctttaatcatGGAGGATTGTATAGTAGAGGCCACAGTTGTTAGTGCAATAGTTTTTTCTATTGTGAGTTCCTCTGCTTTGTTTCCTGTATCTTTAGGCTCTTTTGTGAATGAGTTTCattatcaaatgaaaaagagataagATCGAGATTAGATGATGTAAAGGGATGGGACATTCTGTAATTTCTGATAGATGGAATGAGttcatttattcatttatcTTTGGTTTAGATTCAGTATGTGCTGTCACATGATTTTCTCAACTGCTCACTCTATTGTCTTTTTAAGAAATCAGTGAATTAGATAGATGCAGAGGTGGGATCACAATTAGGCTAGTTTTAGATGCAAAAACCCTTTTTCTCATCTTCTACTTCTCATTCGTAAGTTGGCTCATCTGCATTTGATTTGAAGCTTAATGGGGACACTGGCTTGCTGACAAAAAGCTTTTTCTTGTGTTAAAATCTATTTGGCAAAAGAGCCGCTGCAAGATGAATATACCATGAACATTTGATATGGATTTGAATAGTTATGCTTGATTATTGAGTCTGCGTGAAATATTTTTGGCCATGTGTAACATCATTGCTTCATATCTGTTACAGGTTCTTGGCAGGTCGGGACTAAAAATGGAGGTTGAAGTTCCAGTTGACTAATTTATGTTCTCCCCTGTGATTTCTTTGCTACAATT encodes:
- the LOC115988528 gene encoding calcineurin subunit B-like; the encoded protein is MGSASSVLTQYDIEEVQEHCSNLFSQQEIVSLYQRFCQLDRNAKGFISADEFLSVPEFAMNPLSQRLLKMVDGLNFKDFVAFLSAFSGKATTQQKIEFIFKVYDSDNNGKVSFNDILEVLRDLSGSFMSDEQREKVLRQVLQEAGYSKESYLMLDDFIKVLGRSGLKMEVEVPVD